The window TTCAGCATTTCCATGCTGCATACGCTTGACGCTGGATCCGCTGTGCCGCGCATATGAACATTGAACTGCAAAAATTTTCCCCCTATTAGGGCGGATAGGTTTAACGGATGCCGACGGCGAAAGAGCATGGCAAATGCTCTTTTGCGCCGAGAATCCTGTGTCAATGGATTTTAAACGGCTATTGCTCCGCTAACGCCCGCCATCTTATAAACTGAAACTAACTGCCCAATACAACTATATCAGCCCTACGGCAAGTTCTCAAACTTCCATAATTATAGGAAGTATCATAGGGCTTCTCTTTGTGGTCTGCCAAACATATTCCCTTAAAGTATCTCTTATGAGGTTTTTAATATAGCTCCAACCTGCCCCTCCTGTGTATTCACAGTCAAAAAGGGCTTCGGAAACGGCCTTTCTTGCGCCTTCCATTAAATCCTCGCTTTCTCTTACATATACAAAACCGCGGGAAATAATATCAGGCCCCGCAAGTATAGCCCCGCTTTCTTTTTCCATGCTTACAACCACAACCATAAGCCCGTCTTCGCTTAAATGCCTCCTGTCGCGCAGAACTATATTTCCTACGTCCCCGACGCCTAACCCGTCCACAAGGACTTGGCCGCTCTGTACGGCTCCGTTAATTTTAGCGTCTTTTTTGGAAAGTTCCAAAACGTCGCCTATGTTCATAAGGAATATATTTTCTTTTGGAATTCCCATACTCAGTCCGAGTTTCCTGTGGGCAGAAAGCTGTATATATTCTCCATGTACAGGCATAAAATACTTCGGTTTTGTAAGAGCAAGCATAAGTTTGAGTTCCTCTTCCCTTGCATGCCCCGATACATGCACATCCTCCATTCCGCCGTATACAACGTCCGCGCCCTTTTTAATAAGTTCGTTTATAACTTTAAGTATACTTTTCTCATTTCCCGGTATGCTGGAAGCGCTTATTATAATTTTGTCATTAGGTTTAACGCTTACCTGCTTGTGTTCCGACGATGCAATCCTTGAAAGCGCGCTCATGGTTTCCCCTTGGCTGCCGGTTGTTATTATAACAAGTTCCTCATCGGAATAATTTTTGATTTCCGATATATCTATAAGCGTATTTTGCGGTATGCTCAAATATTCAAGTTCCATGCTTGTTTTAACCGCATTCAGCATGCTCCTGCCGATTATCGCAACCTTACGTTTTGTCCTGTGTGCGGAATTTATTATTTGCTGTATTCTGTGAATATTTGATGAAAACGTCGCAACCATTATCCTGTTGTTAGGAGTATCGTCAAATATTTTGTCAAAAACGCTCCCCACCGACTTTTCGCTCATTGTAAAACCTTTTCTTTCCGCATTAGTGCTGTCGCTCATAAGCAGCAGTACGCCTTCCTTACCAAGCTCGGCAAAGCGGTGTATATCTAAAACGTCGCCGTCGATAGGCGTATAATCGATTTTAAAATCTCCCGTATGGATAACCGTGCCGACAGGCGTTGTAATTGCAAGGGCAACCGAATCGGCAATGGAGTGGTTTGTGTGTATAAACTCCACTTTAAACTGTCCAAGCTTTATATATTCCCCCGGCACAACCACATGGCGTGTCGTACAGTCCACAAGGCCGTGTTCCTTCAGCTTATTTTCAAGCAGCCCAAGTGTCAAAAGAGTTCCGAAAACAGGAACATTAAGTTCCTTCAAAACATACGGAAGGGCGCCTATGTGATCTTCATGTCCGTGGGTAAGCACAATGCCCCTAACTTTATCGATATTCTTTTTTAAATAAGTTATGTCGGGGATTACAAGGTCAATTCCGAGCATATCGTCCTCCGGAAATGCAAGCCCGCAGTCCACAACAATAATATCCTGGTTGTACTCGAACACTGTCATATTTTTTCCGATCTCATGCAGGCCGCCCAAGGATATAACCTTTAATTTAGGTTTTTTTGAAGCCAAAAAAATTCCTCCTTTATTTAATATATTTTTCCGTTTTCATATAAATTTATTTTATTAATTATCCCAAATACGTTAAAATATATGCAACATAAAAAACCCATGTATAAATGGGTAAAATAACGCATTATATATGTTTTATATTTACCGCCGGCCCGCTCCTTCTTTTCCTGCCATATGCAGCCGAACAAAGCCTAAAGAAATTATGTCCTTATTAACCATAATCCGCAAAGCCAGATTTTCCAAATAATACGTCATACGTTTATAACAGAATACATATTTATAGTTTTTAATGGAAAACAGAGCTTTGATACAAAATTAATATTTTGAATTGATTTTAAATACGAATTATGCTTTAAAAAACAATTAATAAAACTTAAACTCATCTGTCACATAACTGCCAACACCGCCATATCGCCCAAATATTCCGCAATACGGCAATCAGAGAAATTTAAGCTTTAATAATTTGTCCATGAAAATAAAACTGCAAAATGCATTATTATTATGCAGCAACCGTTTTTTGGATATTTAATTTCAAATTTTAATACTTAACGATATTATCCGTCGATTTCAACATCATAATCATCATTGCCGTTTTGGAAAGCTTCCGCTACTTTATCAAACTCAGCGTCGTCCTCAATAAGCTCATAGCTAACCTCGTCGCCTTCCTCCTCCGTTTTTTTAAGTATCATTGCAGACGCCTCTTCATCGTCTATAAACTCAGCCTCAAGCACAAGTATATAGCTGTTCCCGTCCAACTCCAAAGCGTCTATAACCGCAAACTCAACTTCGTCGCCATTTTCATCTGTTAACATAATAGTTTCAAATTCTTCTTCAAATTCGTCGTTAGCCATCTTTATAATCTCCTCATTCGTCTTTTATAGAATCAAGATAGCCTTGCAGTATATACACAGCCGCCATCTTGTCAATTACATTTTTACGTTTTGCGCTGTCAAGGCCCGCCTCCGCTAAAAATCCGGCCGCCGCTACTGTGCTTAACCTTTCATCCCACAGTATAACCGGTATTTTCGGAAACCGCCTTTCAAGTTTCTCTTTATACCCATCGGTTTTCAAACAGCGCTCGCTTACAGTGCCGTCTAAATTCAGAGGATAGCCCAGCACAATCTTTTCAACCTCGTACTCTCCGATAATCTGTTCCAGCCGTCCAAGGCTTTGTTTATATTCGTTTTCACTGTTCCTTCTGATAATTTCAAGCCCCTGTGCAGTCCAGCCGAAAGGATCGCTCACTGCAACGCCTACGGTTTTACTGCCTAAATCCAAACCTAAAATACGCAAAATACCACACCTTAAACTTATCCGTTATTCTTAATATAATTTTCAACAAGCTCTTCCAAAAGCTCATCCCTTTCCAGCCGGCGTATAAGAACCCTGGCGTTGTTGTAGCTGGTGATATACGTTGGATCCCCTGAAAGAATGTATCCCACAATCTGGTTAACCGGGTTGTAGCCTTTTTCCTTAAGAGCTTCGTAAACAGTTAAGATTATCCTTTTCGCCTCGTTGTCCAATTCTTTTGAGAAACCGTCGAACTGCATAGTTTCATTCAGGTTTTTGTCCATTTCAAATCACGCTCCGCAATACTAACTCAAAAATAAATAACCGAACTAATCAATATACTATCTATGATAATATAAATCAACACATTATGCAACTTTATTTAATAAAATACTATATAATTAATATCCTACTTTTCGTTAAATCTCGCCAAAAGCCTTTTCATTCTCTGCACTTTTTATATTAACGCTTAAAATTTTATTCCTAATATCGTCGTCACTTTTAACAATCACATTAATGTAATTTGACGTATGACCTTCAAAATATCCTTCTTTCGGCCTTTGTTCAAAAAGAACTTCCACATTTTTCCCTACAAAACCCGAAATAAACCGGCCGGCCATTTCATTGCTCAATCTTATCAGCGCTTCGGCCCTTTTTTCTTTTATATCAGGCGGTATCTGGCCTTCCATTTCGGCGGCGGGAGTGCCTTTTTTAGGCGAATATGGGAAAACATGTATTTTTGAAAATCCCACTTTTTCAGCAAAAGCATAACTTTCAGCAAAATCTTCTTCCGTTTCACCCGGAAAACCAACTATAATATCTGTAGTTAAAGCGGCGTCGGGCCAATATTTCCTGATAATTTCAACGGCGTTATAATATTTTTCGGCCGTATACTTCCTGTTCATGGCTTTTAAAGTCCTGTTGCAGCCGCTTTGAAGAGACAAATGGAAATGGCGGCACACTTTACTTAAAGAGCTTAATTCCGTCATAAAATCTTCCGTTATTATGTTAGGCTCAATAGAACTTGTCCTTATCCGTTCAATGCCGTTTACGTCGTGGACTTTTTTAATGAGTTCCAAAAGGTTTGTAGTATGCAGTTCTTTGCCGTAGCTTGCCGCATGTATGCCCGTAAGCACAACTTCCTTAAAGCCGTTTGACGCAAGCATCTCAACTTCTTTAATAATATCTTCTTCTTTTCTGCTTCTTACGGGTCCCCTTGCATACGGGATAATGCAGTATGAACAAAACTGGCTGCATCCGTCTTGGATTTTTATATATGCCCTTGTCCTTCCCATAAGCTTGTGTATCGAGATAGGTTCAAAAACCTTTTCATACATTATATCTCCCACAGTATCGACAATCCCGTTTTCAAACGAATATTTTTCAACTTCGTCAACAACGGAATTGCGCCCTTTCGTGCCCATAACAATATTTACTCCGTCAATCTTTTTAATTTCTTCAGCCGCCGTCTGGGCATAGCATCCGGCAACAACAACAATAGAGTCGGGATTCTGCCTCTTAACGCGCCGTATAAGCTGACGGCTTTTTTTATCTCCGAAATTTGTAACCGTACATGTATTTATAACATATATATCCGCCTTTTCGTCAATGCCGACAATTTTATATCCTTTTTCTGCAAATGCTTCGGCAATAGCCTCGCTTTCAACTTGATTAACTTTGCAGCCAAGTGCAAAACTTGCAACGCTTCTCATATTAAACCTCATTAATTAATTTTTTGTATAAGTGAAAGAAACAAAAGCCCCGTTTCAACATCTTTCCCGCTCACCCACATAATAACCGGGCGCAGCCTGTGCCATTTATTCTTTTTAGTATCAACAGAGCTGTATACTTCCTCAACAAGGTCAACCATTTGTTCGATTTCATTCCTGTCGCTTACGCTAAGCTCCTGATTTTCATAAAATATCTTTCTGGCCTCGCCAAAAGTAATATTAATAGTTTCCCCTTTAAAACCTTCCCTGAGATAGAACTCCTGAAGGCAGTTTTCATCAAATCCGCTGTTTATATATATCTCAAGCCTCTTTATAATTAAAGCGACATTGTTCCTGACTGCTTCAGCCATATTAACTTTATTGTCAAAAACGGAAATTACGTCCATTCCTCCGGCAAAAAACTTTATCTTGTCAACATACTTAAAAAAAGTCGAATTAAAAGCTTCTTCCATTATATCCGCGTCATATGAATACTTTTTATACGTTTCTTTTAAAAATTCCAGATCTTTTTCAACGTCTTTTTCATTCTCATAGTCCATGGACGCACCTCCCTTTTAACGATTATATCATATATAAAGGCAAAATGCTTTAAAAAATTTGCGCTGCAATATAAAAGGCGCGCCCCACGGCGGCAGATATATAAAACAATCCGTTTGCAATATACATCGCCGTTAAGGCGCGCCGTTTTATTTATGCGCTGACGTTTTTCAACTGTAATTTCTGTTTAATAAATATAACCGCAATAAGCGCTATGCCGATAACGTCGGTCACCGCCCCCGGAATAATAAGGGTAATGCCGCCTGCAATACAAATCAGCCTTTCATATAATTTAAGCCTTCCCAGCATAAATCCTTCCATGCCTGTGGAAATTCCAAGCATACCTATAAACGCCGTTATAAGTATAAACAATGCCTGCGTAAACGAACCGTCTACAAGAAGCAAATCGGGATTAAACGCAAATACATACGGTATTATAAACGCCGTAATAGCTATCCTTGTCGCCGTTATACCGGTTTTCAACGGATTGCTGTGGGCAATGGCGCTTCCCGCATAGGCCGCTAATGCTACCGGCGGCGTTATATCCGCAACTATACCGAAATAAAAAACAAACATATGAGCCGCAAGCATCGGTATGCCGAGCTTTATGACAATCGGCGCGGTTATTGTGGCCATAATGACATAATTGGCCGTTGTGGGAACACCCATGCCAAGTATAATACATGCTATCATGGTAAAGAAAAGCGCAATAATCGTTACGCCGCCCGATAACGCCAAAAGCCCGCTGGCAAGCTTGATACCGAGTCCGGTAAGCGTAACAGTTCCAACGATAATACCGGCTATGGAACATGCAACCGCAACGCCGATTGTATTCCTTGCGCCGTTTTCCAACGCTTCAAAGAATGATGAAACGCTCATCCTCGTATCTTTCCTAAACATGCTTACAATTATAGAAGTTATTATGGCATATACGGCGCTCATTGAAGACGTATATCCGTTCATCATGCAGTACACAAGCACAACAAGCGGCAAAAGCAGGTATCCCCTTGAAAACATAAGGGTAAAAAATCCCGGTATGTCGTCTTTATTAAGCCCAACGAGGCCAAGTTTTTTAGCCTCAAAATGTACCATAAGGAAGATCCCAGTAAAGTAAAGGGCTGCCGGAAGTATAGCCGCAATAACGATATTAGAATAAGGCACGCCTGTCATTTCGGCCATAAGGAAAGCTGCCGCGCCCATAATAGGCGGCATTATCTGCCCGCCGGTTGACGCCGCCGCCTCAACAGCCGCCGCAAATTCAGGCGGGTATCCTGTTTTTTTCATCATAGGGATAGTAAAACTTCCGCTCCCTACTGTATTGGCAACGGAGCTTCCGCTGATCATGCCCTGGAGGGCGCTTGCAATAACGGCAACCTTAGCCGGTCCGCCCGTGGCCGAGCCTGCAATAGAATTTGCAATTTCAATAAAGAACCGGCCTACGCCCGTTTTGTCAAGAAACGCACCGAAAAGTATAAACAACACAATAAACGTGGAGCATACTCCAAGCGGAGTGCCTATAACGCCTTCCGTAGTGTAGAATAAGTGCGAAATAATCCTTTTAAGCGAGAAATCTGCCGCAAACGCATATATTATAAAACATATAACAACTACAAGTATCGGTATGCCGACAACACGGCGGCATATTTCCATAAGTATAAGTATCCCTACAATCCCGATAACAATATCAAGCGTCGTGCTGCGCCCGGCCCTTGCGACAATTTCTTTGAAAAACACTACATAATAGAAAAAACATCCTGCCCCTACTATGCCCAACACAAAATCATACCATGGCACATAGTTTACCCTCTTGGCCATTCCCTTTTTAATAGGATAAAGCATATAAGCCATAAAAATAACGATACCGACAAAGGACGCGCGCCTTATCTGCTCCGGCAGAGAACTGAAAACGTTCATCCATAAAGAAAAAATCGAAAAAGCCACAAGCATATATTTAACAAGATAGCTCGGTATTCCAGAAAAATGCCTTGTATTGCTTTCACGGTCAAATTCCGCAAGAACTTCTTTCATTCTTTCTTCGTCTTCATGTATAATATGTTCCGTCGTATCGCTTCTTTTTTCAAATTTTTCCTGCTGTTCCTTAACTTTCTCCTTTATTTTTTTTCCTTCTTTTTCAGACATCTCTTAGCCTCCTATATGTTATTTCTCCATAAATAAAACAGGCTTTTTTTTGCAGCCTTAAATTTGACGACGCTGTTGCGCCCACACAAATCCCTTAAGCTTATTTCCATATCGTTAATCTTAAGTATATGATCGCTCACTGTGCCGACTATATACGAAAGGTTATCCATTTCGCGGTTAAATCCCGAAATAAGCATTTTTCCATCGTCTGTGTAAGACAGCGTCTGACCCTCTTCAATTTCGGTTGCAACCCCGGCGCCGAACGCACTATAAAGGCATGTGTCAAGATATATATCCGTCCCCTTAATATAATAGCCTTCCTCGACAGCGCTTTTATTAACAGAGTGTATAAATGAAACGGAAAAGGTCGCGCCCTCCTCCGACTCATATTGTGCGTAAATTTTTCCGCTGTCGCCGTCAAGTAGCTGCAATACTGTTTTTCCGGGCCAAAACAGTATTAAAAGAATTATAGCCGCAATGGCGAATAAGGCCACTGCGGCTTTATTTACCGCTGAAATTCTGGGTTTAAGCAAAACTTTTATTGGATTGCTCCAACTTCTTTAAAATATTTTTCTGCGCCCGGATGGAAAGGAACGGAAACGCCTTCAACAGCATATGCCGGATCGATTTCAGTGCCTTTTACATGGCCTTCGGCAATAATTTCTTTTCCTTCAAATATAGCCTTTGTAATGTTGTAAACGGTTTCTTCCGAAAGTTCCGGATTTACGATGAATGTCGCCTTAACCGCAACAGTCTGTATAGGTTCGTCTGTGCCGTAGCTTTCCTTTGGAATATTGTAGGATGTATAGAACGGATATTTTGCAATAAGCGCTTCCGCTTCCGCTCCGTCAACATTGAGTATCTTAATGTTGTTTGTGCTTGCAAGCTCCATAACGGCCGTTGTAGGAGCGCCGGCAGTACAGAAGAACGCGTCTATTTTATTATCTTTCATAGCGTTTGCGGAGTCGCCGAAAGAAAGGTTCTGAACTTCAATGTCATCAAAGGTAACCCCATATGCTTCAAGTATTTGTTTTGCATTAAATTCAACGCCGCTGCCCGCATCGCCTACAGATACCCTCTTTCCTTTAAGGTCGGCTATCGTTTCAATACCGGCGTCAGGGTTTGCGACAACCTGGCACACTTCGGCATACATTGCCGCCATAGCCTGGAAATTTTCAGTTTTTTCGCCTTCAAAGAGATCCGTGCCGTTATAAGCGTAATCCATAACGTCGTTTTGTACGATGGCCATATCGACTTCCCCATCTGCGATTAAGCCGATATTTGCTTTCGACGCGCCTGTCGACTGTACGTCAAAGCTTATGCCCGTAGCGTCCGTTACGGCCTGTGCGATAACGCCGCCGTAAGCATAATATGTTCCGCTTGTGCCTCCTGTTGCAAGCTTGATTTTTGTTGTTCCACCGCCCGACGCGTCTGAAGAAGCGTCTGACGAGCATCCTGAAAGAGCTATAGCTGCGGCAAGCACGCCTGCAACTACGGCAACGAGTTTCTTTTTCATAAATATACCTCCCAATACTAAAATTTGCCGTCATTATTTTTGAAGTTTTAATTTATTACAATAAGTAATTATTAGATTATATATCATTTTCAGCATCTTTTCAAGCTAATTATGTTAAAACGGCAATCTTTTTTATTGCATAAGTCATATTTTCGGTTTAATTTGCAAATATCCGAAAAACGCCTGTATTAATTTGCTTTTATATTTTTTATGATTTATAACACGCAATAGGTATTTATGCATAGCTATAAGTTTTTTATATATAATTATTCATCTGCCGCCCGCCATATATATAAGCGCGTTAACAGCGGCCGCCGCAACATTGCTGCCGCCCTTTCTTCCCTCGGCCACTATATAAGGAACACTTAGTTCCATAATAAGTTCTTTGCTTTCCACAACATTTACAAAGCCCACAGGCATGCCTATAATCATAGCCGGCATAATCGTTCCGTTTTTTATATGTTCATAGAGTCTTATAAGCGCTGTTGGTGCGTTCCCAACAACATATATAAGCGGCCCCTTAATCCCGGCGGACTTGTCAACGGCGGCGGCGGCCCTTGTTGTGCCATTTTTTGCCGCCTCCTGTGAAACGTCGCTGTCAGCCATAAAGCAGTAAACTTCCCCTCCGAATTTTTCGAGCGCCTTTTTGTTAATCCCGGCTTTAGCCATATTTGTATCCGTAATAATTCCGCAGCCGTTTCTTATAGCGTCAATTCCGGCTTCAACCGCTCCTTCGGAAAATTTAAGGCTTTTTTCATAAGAAAAATCGGCCGTGGCATGTATTATCCTTTTGACGATCGGCTTTTTTTCCTCATCAATTTCAGCCGTAAGCTCGCTCTCTATTATCTCAAAACTGCGACGTTCAATATCTTCCGGAAGAAAAAATTCAATGTCTTTCAAAATTCCACGCCCTTTCTTGCGCCTATGCCTTTATCAAACGGATGTTTAACCTTTTTTATTTCCGATATATAATCGGCGCATTCCAACATAAATCCATTGGGATCCCGTCCTGTCATCACAACTTCCGTACCGCCGTCCGAAAGCTTCAAAGCTTCAAATACAATGTTTTCATCAATCAAGCCGAAATTTACGGCGTGTGTAATTTCATCAAGAACCAAAAAACCGTTTTCCCCCG of the Anaerotignum faecicola genome contains:
- a CDS encoding ribonuclease J, coding for MASKKPKLKVISLGGLHEIGKNMTVFEYNQDIIVVDCGLAFPEDDMLGIDLVIPDITYLKKNIDKVRGIVLTHGHEDHIGALPYVLKELNVPVFGTLLTLGLLENKLKEHGLVDCTTRHVVVPGEYIKLGQFKVEFIHTNHSIADSVALAITTPVGTVIHTGDFKIDYTPIDGDVLDIHRFAELGKEGVLLLMSDSTNAERKGFTMSEKSVGSVFDKIFDDTPNNRIMVATFSSNIHRIQQIINSAHRTKRKVAIIGRSMLNAVKTSMELEYLSIPQNTLIDISEIKNYSDEELVIITTGSQGETMSALSRIASSEHKQVSVKPNDKIIISASSIPGNEKSILKVINELIKKGADVVYGGMEDVHVSGHAREEELKLMLALTKPKYFMPVHGEYIQLSAHRKLGLSMGIPKENIFLMNIGDVLELSKKDAKINGAVQSGQVLVDGLGVGDVGNIVLRDRRHLSEDGLMVVVVSMEKESGAILAGPDIISRGFVYVRESEDLMEGARKAVSEALFDCEYTGGAGWSYIKNLIRDTLREYVWQTTKRSPMILPIIMEV
- a CDS encoding DUF1292 domain-containing protein yields the protein MANDEFEEEFETIMLTDENGDEVEFAVIDALELDGNSYILVLEAEFIDDEEASAMILKKTEEEGDEVSYELIEDDAEFDKVAEAFQNGNDDYDVEIDG
- the ruvX gene encoding Holliday junction resolvase RuvX produces the protein MRILGLDLGSKTVGVAVSDPFGWTAQGLEIIRRNSENEYKQSLGRLEQIIGEYEVEKIVLGYPLNLDGTVSERCLKTDGYKEKLERRFPKIPVILWDERLSTVAAAGFLAEAGLDSAKRKNVIDKMAAVYILQGYLDSIKDE
- a CDS encoding IreB family regulatory phosphoprotein, which translates into the protein MQFDGFSKELDNEAKRIILTVYEALKEKGYNPVNQIVGYILSGDPTYITSYNNARVLIRRLERDELLEELVENYIKNNG
- the mtaB gene encoding tRNA (N(6)-L-threonylcarbamoyladenosine(37)-C(2))-methylthiotransferase MtaB, with the translated sequence MRSVASFALGCKVNQVESEAIAEAFAEKGYKIVGIDEKADIYVINTCTVTNFGDKKSRQLIRRVKRQNPDSIVVVAGCYAQTAAEEIKKIDGVNIVMGTKGRNSVVDEVEKYSFENGIVDTVGDIMYEKVFEPISIHKLMGRTRAYIKIQDGCSQFCSYCIIPYARGPVRSRKEEDIIKEVEMLASNGFKEVVLTGIHAASYGKELHTTNLLELIKKVHDVNGIERIRTSSIEPNIITEDFMTELSSLSKVCRHFHLSLQSGCNRTLKAMNRKYTAEKYYNAVEIIRKYWPDAALTTDIIVGFPGETEEDFAESYAFAEKVGFSKIHVFPYSPKKGTPAAEMEGQIPPDIKEKRAEALIRLSNEMAGRFISGFVGKNVEVLFEQRPKEGYFEGHTSNYINVIVKSDDDIRNKILSVNIKSAENEKAFGEI
- a CDS encoding TRAP transporter permease — its product is MSEKEGKKIKEKVKEQQEKFEKRSDTTEHIIHEDEERMKEVLAEFDRESNTRHFSGIPSYLVKYMLVAFSIFSLWMNVFSSLPEQIRRASFVGIVIFMAYMLYPIKKGMAKRVNYVPWYDFVLGIVGAGCFFYYVVFFKEIVARAGRSTTLDIVIGIVGILILMEICRRVVGIPILVVVICFIIYAFAADFSLKRIISHLFYTTEGVIGTPLGVCSTFIVLFILFGAFLDKTGVGRFFIEIANSIAGSATGGPAKVAVIASALQGMISGSSVANTVGSGSFTIPMMKKTGYPPEFAAAVEAAASTGGQIMPPIMGAAAFLMAEMTGVPYSNIVIAAILPAALYFTGIFLMVHFEAKKLGLVGLNKDDIPGFFTLMFSRGYLLLPLVVLVYCMMNGYTSSMSAVYAIITSIIVSMFRKDTRMSVSSFFEALENGARNTIGVAVACSIAGIIVGTVTLTGLGIKLASGLLALSGGVTIIALFFTMIACIILGMGVPTTANYVIMATITAPIVIKLGIPMLAAHMFVFYFGIVADITPPVALAAYAGSAIAHSNPLKTGITATRIAITAFIIPYVFAFNPDLLLVDGSFTQALFILITAFIGMLGISTGMEGFMLGRLKLYERLICIAGGITLIIPGAVTDVIGIALIAVIFIKQKLQLKNVSA
- a CDS encoding DUF1850 domain-containing protein, which codes for MQLLDGDSGKIYAQYESEEGATFSVSFIHSVNKSAVEEGYYIKGTDIYLDTCLYSAFGAGVATEIEEGQTLSYTDDGKMLISGFNREMDNLSYIVGTVSDHILKINDMEISLRDLCGRNSVVKFKAAKKSLFYLWRNNI
- a CDS encoding TAXI family TRAP transporter solute-binding subunit — its product is MKKKLVAVVAGVLAAAIALSGCSSDASSDASGGGTTKIKLATGGTSGTYYAYGGVIAQAVTDATGISFDVQSTGASKANIGLIADGEVDMAIVQNDVMDYAYNGTDLFEGEKTENFQAMAAMYAEVCQVVANPDAGIETIADLKGKRVSVGDAGSGVEFNAKQILEAYGVTFDDIEVQNLSFGDSANAMKDNKIDAFFCTAGAPTTAVMELASTNNIKILNVDGAEAEALIAKYPFYTSYNIPKESYGTDEPIQTVAVKATFIVNPELSEETVYNITKAIFEGKEIIAEGHVKGTEIDPAYAVEGVSVPFHPGAEKYFKEVGAIQ
- a CDS encoding precorrin-8X methylmutase; this encodes MKDIEFFLPEDIERRSFEIIESELTAEIDEEKKPIVKRIIHATADFSYEKSLKFSEGAVEAGIDAIRNGCGIITDTNMAKAGINKKALEKFGGEVYCFMADSDVSQEAAKNGTTRAAAAVDKSAGIKGPLIYVVGNAPTALIRLYEHIKNGTIMPAMIIGMPVGFVNVVESKELIMELSVPYIVAEGRKGGSNVAAAAVNALIYMAGGR